In Polaribacter sp. Hel_I_88, the following proteins share a genomic window:
- a CDS encoding viroplasmin family protein, translating to MSKKKKFYVVWNGRKTGVFTSWNVVKKQVDGFENAQYKSFTSLDEAEIASKKKYEDYKGKNTTKPTLSSLEKEKYGKPILESIAVDAACAGNPGKMEYRGVLTHNKQQIFIKGPFKKGTNNIGEFLALVHGIALLKSKNKHTLPIYSDSKIAMSWIRQKKCKTNLHFDASNSDLLELIKRAENWLKENSFQNPILKWETKAWGEIPADFGRK from the coding sequence ATGAGTAAAAAAAAGAAGTTTTACGTAGTTTGGAATGGAAGAAAAACAGGCGTTTTTACTTCTTGGAATGTTGTTAAAAAACAGGTAGATGGTTTTGAAAATGCCCAATACAAATCTTTTACAAGTTTAGACGAAGCCGAAATTGCGTCCAAAAAAAAATATGAAGATTATAAAGGCAAAAATACTACAAAACCAACTTTATCATCCTTAGAAAAAGAAAAATACGGAAAACCAATTTTAGAAAGTATTGCTGTAGATGCTGCTTGTGCTGGCAATCCTGGAAAAATGGAATATAGAGGCGTTTTAACACATAATAAACAGCAAATTTTTATAAAAGGGCCTTTTAAAAAAGGGACGAATAATATTGGCGAATTTTTAGCTTTGGTGCATGGAATCGCTTTATTAAAAAGTAAAAATAAGCATACTTTACCTATTTATTCCGATTCTAAAATTGCGATGAGTTGGATTCGTCAAAAAAAATGCAAAACAAATCTTCATTTTGATGCTTCTAATAGTGATTTATTAGAGCTGATAAAAAGAGCTGAAAACTGGCTAAAAGAAAATTCCTTTCAAAACCCAATCTTAAAATGGGAAACCAAAGCTTGGGGAGAAATTCCTGCGGATTTTGGGAGAAAATAA
- a CDS encoding phosphoribosylglycinamide formyltransferase, with translation MKRIVIFASGSGTNAENIIKFFNHTKTAKVTQVLCNNEHAKVLERCKSLHTNCLHFTREDFFTSDKILNLLKEQADFIILAGFLWKIPQKIVDAFPNKIINIHPALLPKYGGKGMYGMNVHKAVKENKEEETGITIHYVNANYDEGAIIFQAKTALNDADTPETIAKKIHFLEQEYFPRIIESVILEVNE, from the coding sequence ATGAAGCGTATTGTTATTTTTGCTTCTGGTTCTGGAACGAACGCAGAAAACATTATTAAGTTTTTTAATCACACTAAAACTGCTAAAGTTACTCAAGTGCTTTGTAACAATGAACATGCCAAAGTTCTTGAACGATGTAAAAGCCTACATACAAACTGTTTGCACTTTACTAGAGAAGATTTTTTTACTTCGGATAAAATTTTAAACCTCTTAAAAGAACAAGCAGATTTTATTATTTTAGCCGGGTTTTTATGGAAAATTCCACAGAAAATTGTGGATGCTTTTCCGAATAAAATCATTAATATTCACCCTGCATTGTTGCCAAAATATGGTGGAAAAGGAATGTATGGAATGAATGTTCATAAAGCTGTAAAAGAAAATAAAGAAGAAGAAACTGGCATTACAATTCATTATGTAAATGCCAATTATGATGAAGGAGCCATTATTTTTCAAGCAAAAACAGCATTAAATGATGCAGATACTCCTGAAACTATTGCTAAAAAGATTCATTTTTTAGAGCAAGAATACTTTCCTAGAATTATAGAAAGCGTTATTTTAGAAGTTAATGAGTAA
- a CDS encoding acyl carrier protein has product MSDIASRVKAIIVDKLGVDDNEVTTEASFTNDLGADSLDTVELIMEFEKEFDIQIPDDQAENIGTVGQAVSYIEEAKK; this is encoded by the coding sequence ATGTCAGACATTGCATCAAGAGTAAAAGCTATTATCGTAGATAAATTAGGAGTAGACGATAATGAAGTAACAACAGAAGCTAGCTTCACAAACGATTTAGGAGCAGATTCTTTAGATACTGTTGAATTAATTATGGAGTTCGAAAAAGAATTCGATATTCAAATTCCAGACGATCAAGCCGAAAATATCGGAACAGTTGGTCAGGCAGTTAGCTATATAGAAGAAGCAAAAAAGTAA
- the fabF gene encoding beta-ketoacyl-ACP synthase II — protein MQLKRVVVTGLGALTPIGNNIEEYWNALINGVSGAAPITYFDAAKFKTRFACELKGFTATDFIDRKEARKMDRFTQYAMVASDEAILDAGLDLEAINKFRVGVIWGAGIGGLETFQNEAMSFQAGDGTPRFNPFFIPKMIADIAPGNISIKNGFMGPNYTTVSACASSANAMIDALNYIRLGHCDVIVTGGSEAAIAFAGVGGFNAMHALSTRNESPETASRPFDAERDGFVLGEGAGAIVLEEYEHAKARGATIYAEVIGGGMSSDAYHMTAPHPEGLGVIAVMKNCLENSGIKPEDVDHINTHGTSTPLGDVAELKAISAVFGEHAKNININSTKSMTGHLLGAAGAVESIAVILAMKHGIVPPTINHTVADENINPALNLTLNKAQKRDVKVAMSNTFGFGGHNACVAFKKLEE, from the coding sequence ATGCAGTTAAAACGAGTTGTAGTCACTGGACTTGGCGCATTAACGCCAATTGGTAATAATATTGAAGAATATTGGAACGCTTTAATTAACGGAGTTAGTGGAGCAGCGCCTATCACTTATTTTGATGCTGCCAAGTTCAAAACTCGTTTTGCATGTGAATTAAAGGGTTTTACAGCAACTGACTTTATAGACAGAAAAGAAGCCCGTAAAATGGATAGATTTACACAGTATGCTATGGTTGCTTCAGATGAAGCAATTTTAGATGCTGGTTTAGATCTAGAAGCAATTAACAAATTTCGCGTTGGCGTAATTTGGGGAGCAGGAATTGGTGGTTTAGAAACATTCCAAAACGAAGCCATGAGTTTTCAGGCTGGTGATGGAACTCCTAGATTTAACCCATTCTTTATTCCAAAAATGATTGCAGATATTGCTCCAGGAAATATTTCTATTAAAAATGGATTTATGGGGCCAAATTATACAACTGTTTCTGCATGTGCGTCTTCTGCAAATGCAATGATAGATGCTTTAAATTACATTAGACTTGGACATTGTGACGTAATTGTAACTGGTGGCTCTGAAGCTGCTATTGCTTTTGCTGGTGTTGGAGGTTTTAATGCAATGCATGCTTTATCTACAAGAAATGAAAGTCCAGAAACTGCCTCAAGACCTTTTGATGCAGAACGTGATGGTTTTGTTCTTGGTGAAGGTGCAGGCGCTATTGTTTTAGAAGAATATGAACATGCTAAAGCTAGAGGAGCAACTATTTATGCAGAAGTAATTGGAGGAGGAATGTCTTCTGATGCTTATCATATGACAGCTCCACATCCAGAAGGATTGGGTGTAATTGCAGTGATGAAAAACTGTTTAGAAAATTCAGGAATTAAACCAGAAGATGTAGATCATATCAATACACATGGTACTTCAACACCTTTAGGTGATGTTGCAGAATTGAAAGCAATTTCAGCTGTTTTTGGTGAGCATGCTAAAAACATCAACATCAACTCTACAAAATCTATGACAGGGCATTTATTAGGTGCAGCTGGTGCAGTAGAATCTATTGCTGTTATTTTGGCAATGAAACACGGTATTGTACCACCTACAATAAATCACACTGTTGCAGACGAAAACATTAATCCAGCTTTGAATCTTACACTAAATAAAGCACAAAAAAGAGACGTTAAAGTTGCCATGAGCAATACGTTTGGTTTTGGTGGCCATAATGCTTGTGTAGCCTTTAAGAAACTAGAGGAATAG
- the rnc gene encoding ribonuclease III, translating into MNFIRKIVNTKSIEDKELYNELKKLLNFSPRSINKYKKAFTHRSVHMLDDDGNPINYERLEFLGDSILGAVIAAYLYKKVPTGTEGYLTQMRSKIVSREHLNELGKDLNLIRFINSNVDEANVGDNIHGNIFEALVGAIYLDKGYNFSQKFIFENVIDPYVDIEKLEGKITSYKGLIIEWCQKQKKKYKFDTYEDSGNEPIKHFSVKVSIDGEQVAKGRATSKKKAEEQASKRVYYAFQSQISVG; encoded by the coding sequence ATGAACTTTATTCGTAAAATAGTTAACACTAAATCTATAGAAGATAAAGAGTTATATAACGAATTAAAGAAATTACTTAATTTTTCTCCAAGAAGTATCAATAAATACAAAAAGGCGTTTACACATAGGTCTGTCCACATGTTAGATGATGATGGAAATCCTATAAATTACGAACGGTTAGAATTTTTAGGTGATTCCATTTTAGGTGCTGTTATTGCTGCTTATTTATACAAAAAAGTTCCTACAGGCACAGAAGGTTATTTAACTCAAATGCGCTCTAAAATTGTTAGTAGAGAACATTTAAATGAACTTGGTAAAGATTTAAATTTAATCCGCTTTATAAATAGTAACGTAGATGAGGCCAATGTTGGCGATAATATTCATGGTAATATTTTCGAAGCATTAGTGGGGGCTATTTATTTGGATAAAGGCTATAATTTTTCTCAAAAATTTATTTTTGAAAACGTAATTGATCCTTATGTTGATATTGAAAAACTAGAAGGGAAGATTACAAGCTACAAAGGTTTGATTATAGAATGGTGCCAAAAACAAAAGAAAAAATATAAGTTTGATACTTATGAAGATTCTGGTAATGAACCCATCAAACATTTTAGTGTTAAGGTAAGTATCGATGGTGAGCAAGTTGCAAAAGGAAGAGCAACATCTAAAAAAAAGGCAGAAGAACAAGCCTCGAAAAGAGTTTATTACGCGTTCCAAAGTCAAATTTCAGTTGGCTAA
- a CDS encoding IPExxxVDY family protein, which produces MQIHSLGFDSLCEDEYSLIGIHTTLEDYKLAYLLNRILGTSFSKSKKDLHIEELSKKTAFSLFNYSNLEYEFEWFLIANSSKRENQTESNELLLTTETKTYLIPEKKKVDFFIKISGNVSYSFVVKTIDKINTIDQVITSYSIDKNTLKSKDFLII; this is translated from the coding sequence ATGCAAATTCATTCATTAGGTTTCGATAGTTTATGTGAAGACGAATACTCTTTAATAGGAATTCATACTACATTAGAAGATTATAAACTAGCTTATTTACTGAATAGAATTTTAGGAACTAGTTTCTCTAAATCTAAAAAAGATTTACATATTGAGGAGTTGTCAAAAAAAACAGCTTTTTCATTATTCAATTACTCAAATTTAGAATATGAATTTGAATGGTTTTTGATAGCAAATAGTTCTAAGAGAGAAAATCAAACAGAATCTAACGAACTACTATTAACAACAGAAACAAAAACATATTTAATTCCAGAAAAGAAAAAAGTTGATTTTTTTATTAAAATTTCTGGAAACGTATCGTATAGTTTTGTTGTTAAAACAATCGATAAAATTAATACGATAGATCAGGTAATTACCTCTTATTCAATAGATAAAAACACATTAAAGTCTAAAGACTTTTTAATAATTTAA
- the pyk gene encoding pyruvate kinase yields MPHNNKTKIVATLGPATDTKEILTELAKNGVNVFRINFSHADYEDVKNKVRIIREINEENGFNIAILADLQGPKLRVGVMEDDVILKDGDTFKFTTEKCIGTKEKAFMTYKRFPKDVKVGEQILVDDGKLLFEVASTNKKDEVVVKVIVGGALKSKKGVNLPNTAISLPALTKKDKEDAVFALGLHVDWMALSFVRTPEDLRMLRDLIAEHSEYRVPVIAKIEKPEAVKNLDALIPYCDGLMVARGDLGVEIPMQDVPLIQKKLVRRAKRARIPVIIATQMMETMIDNSVPTRAEVNDVANSIMDGADAVMLSGETSVGKHPIRVIQKMSEIIKSVENSRMIKVPQEAPHIRTNRFITKSICHHAAMMANHTDASAICTLTNSGYTAFQISAWRPRTHVLAFSTDKRILGKLNLLWGVRAYYYDKNLTTDDTVEDINQIAKDKGFVKAGDIVINLASMPAEARGMVNTLRVTEIE; encoded by the coding sequence ATGCCACACAATAATAAAACAAAAATTGTTGCAACCTTAGGGCCAGCAACTGATACGAAAGAAATTTTAACAGAGTTGGCTAAAAACGGAGTCAATGTTTTTAGAATCAATTTTTCTCATGCAGATTATGAAGATGTTAAAAATAAAGTAAGAATCATTAGAGAAATTAATGAAGAAAACGGATTTAACATTGCTATTTTAGCAGATTTACAAGGACCAAAACTTCGTGTTGGAGTTATGGAAGATGATGTTATTTTAAAGGATGGAGACACCTTTAAATTTACAACTGAAAAGTGTATTGGTACAAAAGAAAAAGCTTTTATGACCTACAAACGTTTTCCTAAAGATGTAAAAGTAGGAGAACAAATTTTGGTTGATGATGGTAAGTTATTATTTGAAGTAGCTTCTACAAACAAAAAAGACGAAGTAGTTGTAAAAGTAATTGTTGGTGGTGCTTTAAAATCTAAAAAAGGTGTAAACTTACCTAATACAGCAATTTCTTTACCAGCTTTAACAAAAAAAGATAAAGAAGATGCCGTTTTTGCATTAGGTTTACATGTAGACTGGATGGCATTATCGTTTGTAAGAACTCCAGAAGATTTAAGGATGTTACGCGATTTAATTGCAGAACATTCAGAATATAGAGTGCCAGTAATTGCAAAAATTGAAAAGCCAGAGGCTGTTAAAAATTTAGATGCTTTAATTCCTTATTGTGATGGATTAATGGTGGCTCGTGGAGATTTAGGGGTAGAAATCCCTATGCAAGATGTGCCTTTAATTCAGAAAAAATTGGTAAGAAGAGCAAAAAGAGCAAGAATTCCTGTAATTATTGCTACACAAATGATGGAAACTATGATTGACAATTCTGTGCCAACAAGAGCAGAAGTTAATGATGTTGCCAACTCAATTATGGATGGTGCAGATGCTGTAATGCTTTCTGGAGAAACGTCTGTTGGGAAACACCCAATTAGAGTTATTCAGAAAATGTCTGAAATTATAAAAAGTGTAGAAAATTCTAGAATGATAAAAGTGCCACAAGAAGCACCTCATATTAGAACAAACAGATTTATCACAAAATCTATTTGTCATCATGCAGCAATGATGGCAAACCATACAGATGCATCTGCAATTTGTACTCTAACAAACAGTGGTTATACAGCATTTCAAATTTCTGCATGGAGACCAAGAACACACGTTTTAGCTTTTTCTACGGACAAAAGAATTTTAGGAAAGCTAAATCTACTTTGGGGTGTTAGAGCTTATTATTATGATAAAAACTTAACTACAGATGATACTGTAGAAGATATTAATCAAATAGCAAAAGACAAAGGTTTTGTAAAAGCAGGCGATATTGTAATTAACCTTGCATCCATGCCAGCAGAAGCTAGAGGAATGGTAAATACATTACGTGTTACTGAAATTGAGTAA
- a CDS encoding M28 family peptidase — protein sequence MKRVSSILSVLIILGVISWSFSDLKPTLPKDKSTLKTDFSLDNALFHLKNISEKPHFVGSENHKKVQDYIVTELQKMGLETEIQTQTTINKKWIAGTTAENILARIKGSGSGKALLLLTHYDSNPHSSVGASDAGSGVVTILEGLRAYLAKNITPKNDLIILISDAEELGLLGAQAFVDEHSWTKDIGLVLNFEARGSGGPSYMLMETNGKNSQLLSEFLAAKPNFPVANSLMYSIYKRLPNDTDLTVFRQDANINGFNFAFIDDHFDYHTAQDSYERLDRETLLHQADYLTTSLNYFANSDLTNLDSDVDYVYVNFPFIKMLTYPFSYVTTMLIIAAIVFITLLFFGLSLNKITVKGILKGFIPFLIAIILCGLVSFYGWKLLEIIHPQYKDMLHGFTYNGHTYIIAFVFLNSWILLKTYSYFRKQDKVTDLIVAPIFVWLLINFLILEDFKGAGFLIIPVFTALLLFAIGVFMNLEQRSKRILSTLLFIPTIYIFAPLIQMFPIGLGLKNLVISGVLIALIFGLMIPVFYQKKTKWLLKSTGVFAIIFFGYGSYTSGFSVDNKKPNSIVYIQNSDDKTAYFGTYNNTLDAYTKQIFDETSIKGSIANAETKSKYNTRFTYHKKTDFKNIQSSDISVDLDTIIGENRFLEIVVTPNRKVNKLEFMTKNKITIKQFKVNDALVLKGKNYTTKSRTLLVYTLGNADEDVTLSFMVNKDEKLDFILNEVSYDLLTNPNFSLNARSEEMMPMPFVTNDAIIISKKLEL from the coding sequence ATGAAAAGAGTATCTTCTATCCTATCTGTCCTGATTATATTGGGTGTAATTTCTTGGAGCTTTTCTGATTTAAAACCTACTTTACCGAAAGATAAATCAACTTTAAAAACCGATTTTTCTTTAGATAATGCTTTATTTCACTTAAAAAATATTAGCGAAAAGCCACATTTTGTTGGCTCTGAAAATCATAAAAAAGTACAAGATTACATTGTTACAGAATTGCAAAAAATGGGATTAGAAACTGAAATTCAGACCCAAACTACCATTAATAAAAAGTGGATTGCAGGAACTACAGCCGAAAATATTTTAGCAAGAATTAAAGGTTCTGGATCTGGAAAAGCGTTATTGTTGCTTACGCATTATGATTCTAACCCACATTCTTCTGTTGGCGCAAGTGATGCTGGATCTGGAGTTGTAACAATTTTAGAAGGATTAAGAGCGTATTTAGCAAAAAACATAACTCCAAAAAACGATCTAATTATTCTTATTTCTGATGCAGAAGAATTAGGATTATTAGGCGCACAAGCTTTTGTTGATGAACATTCTTGGACAAAAGATATTGGTTTGGTTTTAAATTTTGAAGCTAGAGGAAGTGGAGGCCCAAGTTATATGTTGATGGAAACCAATGGCAAAAACAGCCAATTATTATCAGAATTTTTAGCTGCAAAACCCAATTTTCCTGTTGCGAATTCTTTAATGTATAGCATTTATAAACGTTTGCCAAATGATACAGATTTAACCGTTTTTAGACAAGATGCCAACATCAACGGTTTCAACTTTGCTTTTATTGATGATCATTTTGATTATCATACAGCACAAGATTCTTACGAACGTTTAGATAGAGAAACCTTGTTGCATCAAGCAGATTATTTAACAACTTCGCTTAACTATTTTGCGAATTCTGATCTAACAAATTTAGATTCTGATGTTGATTATGTATATGTAAATTTTCCGTTTATAAAAATGTTAACGTATCCATTTTCATATGTAACAACAATGCTAATTATTGCAGCAATCGTCTTTATAACTTTGTTGTTCTTTGGATTATCATTGAATAAAATTACTGTAAAAGGGATTTTGAAAGGATTTATTCCGTTTTTAATTGCTATAATTTTATGTGGTTTAGTTTCATTTTATGGTTGGAAATTGCTAGAAATAATTCATCCACAATACAAAGACATGTTGCATGGTTTTACGTATAATGGCCATACATATATTATCGCTTTTGTGTTCTTAAATAGTTGGATACTTTTAAAAACTTACAGCTATTTTAGAAAGCAAGACAAGGTTACAGATTTAATAGTTGCACCCATTTTTGTTTGGTTACTCATCAACTTTTTAATTTTAGAAGATTTTAAAGGTGCTGGATTTTTAATAATTCCTGTTTTTACAGCTTTATTACTCTTTGCAATTGGCGTTTTTATGAATTTAGAACAGCGCTCCAAACGTATTTTATCAACACTATTATTTATACCAACTATTTATATTTTTGCTCCTTTAATACAAATGTTTCCAATTGGTTTAGGACTCAAAAACTTAGTAATAAGTGGCGTTTTAATCGCTTTAATTTTTGGGTTGATGATTCCTGTTTTTTATCAGAAAAAGACAAAATGGTTGCTAAAATCAACGGGTGTTTTTGCTATTATTTTCTTTGGATATGGAAGTTATACAAGTGGTTTTTCTGTGGATAACAAAAAACCAAATAGTATTGTTTACATTCAAAATTCTGATGATAAAACTGCCTATTTTGGAACCTATAATAATACTTTAGATGCGTACACAAAACAAATTTTTGATGAAACATCTATAAAAGGAAGTATTGCAAACGCAGAAACGAAAAGTAAGTACAATACTCGTTTTACGTATCACAAAAAAACGGATTTTAAAAACATACAATCTTCAGACATTAGTGTTGATTTAGATACTATTATTGGCGAAAATCGTTTTTTAGAAATTGTTGTTACTCCCAATAGAAAAGTAAATAAGTTGGAGTTTATGACTAAAAATAAAATTACAATTAAACAATTTAAAGTAAATGATGCTTTAGTTTTAAAAGGCAAAAATTACACAACCAAATCTAGAACTTTATTAGTGTATACTTTAGGAAATGCTGATGAAGATGTTACGTTATCATTCATGGTAAACAAAGATGAAAAGTTAGATTTTATTTTAAATGAAGTTTCTTATGATTTATTAACCAATCCGAATTTTTCTTTAAACGCAAGATCAGAAGAAATGATGCCAATGCCTTTTGTTACGAATGATGCAATTATTATTAGTAAGAAATTGGAGTTGTAA
- a CDS encoding CBS domain-containing protein, producing MGIKSFQGKRDSSQEKSAEQILVSDYMTKNLITFKSDDSLDHVINLLIKHKISGGPVVNDKNELIGIISETDCIKHISERKYYNMPADVNNTVGKYMVTDVDTIDKDMNIFDAAFKFISSHRRRFPVVENGKLIGQLSQKDVLKAAIKVKGNTWK from the coding sequence ATGGGTATAAAGAGCTTTCAAGGAAAACGAGATTCATCACAAGAAAAATCAGCAGAACAAATTTTAGTGTCAGATTATATGACTAAAAATTTGATTACTTTTAAGTCAGATGATTCTTTAGATCATGTTATTAATTTGTTGATAAAGCATAAAATTTCGGGTGGTCCTGTTGTAAATGATAAGAATGAATTAATTGGTATTATTTCTGAAACGGATTGTATTAAGCATATTTCTGAAAGAAAATATTACAATATGCCTGCTGATGTAAATAATACTGTAGGCAAATATATGGTTACAGATGTAGATACTATTGATAAGGACATGAATATATTTGATGCTGCTTTTAAATTTATTTCATCTCATAGAAGAAGATTTCCTGTGGTTGAAAATGGAAAACTAATTGGACAATTAAGTCAAAAAGATGTGTTGAAAGCTGCTATCAAAGTAAAAGGAAATACTTGGAAGTAA
- a CDS encoding HNH endonuclease — translation MKAFRNEKWKLFEKENYDLKREKIYISNYGRVKKEYDDNKFELVTISKINNFETFTYPKIGLKRKSNFYVHRAVAYLFLDKKENEKFVIHKNHDLTDNYVANLKWVNQKELTKHQHTNPKRKAKYGIKPGAKLTQGKATIIKKKLLDPNRKTRLRIIAKQFGVTTTQLYRIKSGENWSEIEIK, via the coding sequence ATGAAAGCTTTTAGAAATGAAAAATGGAAGCTATTTGAAAAAGAAAATTACGATTTAAAACGAGAAAAAATCTATATCTCTAACTATGGTAGAGTAAAAAAAGAGTATGATGATAATAAATTTGAGTTAGTAACTATTAGTAAAATAAACAATTTTGAAACATTTACATACCCAAAAATTGGATTAAAAAGAAAAAGTAATTTTTATGTACACAGAGCTGTAGCTTATCTTTTTTTAGATAAAAAAGAGAATGAAAAGTTTGTAATTCATAAAAATCATGATTTAACTGATAATTATGTTGCTAATTTAAAATGGGTAAATCAAAAAGAATTAACTAAACATCAACATACAAATCCTAAAAGAAAAGCAAAATATGGAATTAAACCAGGTGCTAAATTAACACAAGGTAAAGCTACCATTATTAAGAAAAAATTATTAGACCCAAATAGAAAAACAAGATTGCGAATTATTGCTAAACAATTTGGTGTAACTACCACTCAATTATACAGAATAAAATCTGGTGAAAATTGGAGTGAAATAGAAATTAAATAA
- a CDS encoding helix-turn-helix transcriptional regulator, which translates to MTICEIQLTAQKPKPRGYNINPVTLGDYLKQYRLENGYTTSELALELEVFQSTVYKWEANLSKPQGNNLNKIIEFMGYDPRIHKSLKTKYYELT; encoded by the coding sequence TTGACCATATGCGAAATTCAACTAACTGCCCAAAAGCCCAAGCCTAGGGGCTATAACATCAATCCTGTAACTTTAGGAGACTACCTGAAACAATATCGCTTAGAAAATGGTTACACTACTTCTGAACTGGCTTTAGAGCTTGAAGTATTCCAATCAACCGTATATAAATGGGAAGCTAATCTCTCAAAACCACAGGGAAATAACTTAAATAAAATAATAGAATTTATGGGTTACGACCCAAGAATTCACAAATCATTAAAAACAAAATATTATGAACTCACTTAG
- a CDS encoding single-stranded DNA-binding protein — MNSLRNKVQLIGNLGNDPEIITLESGKKLAKFSIATNESYKDASGQKIDNVQWHNLVAWNKTADIIEKYVTKGKEVAIEGKLTSRSYETKEGEKRYITEVVVNELLMLGSK; from the coding sequence ATGAACTCACTTAGAAACAAAGTACAATTAATAGGAAATTTAGGAAACGATCCAGAAATCATTACGTTGGAGTCTGGAAAAAAATTAGCAAAGTTCTCTATAGCTACAAACGAAAGTTATAAAGATGCTTCAGGACAAAAGATTGATAATGTGCAATGGCATAATCTTGTGGCTTGGAACAAGACTGCTGATATTATTGAGAAATATGTAACCAAAGGTAAAGAGGTTGCTATTGAAGGTAAATTAACTTCTCGTTCTTATGAAACGAAGGAAGGAGAAAAACGATATATTACTGAAGTTGTTGTAAATGAACTTTTGATGTTGGGGAGTAAATAA